One window of the Dethiobacter alkaliphilus AHT 1 genome contains the following:
- a CDS encoding Fe-only nitrogenase accessory AnfO family protein has translation MSKEIAVYCDVDGKTTGMDKPGTLYVFRKHLGEWQVIKSMTVNLNKASGMPELRQKMDKIVEYLGDCKLFLAASVVGIPYFSLEKAGCTIWEFTGQPRQFLDLVLEREEEQAKEKAVTEDVALVPQPMGEGRFSLDLIEIQKSNDGITSKQVLRPFIQKGEFYELRVTCHHVPPWLEAEVELGRLNINVEQTKSAVVAVIRKNTCT, from the coding sequence ATGAGTAAGGAAATTGCCGTTTATTGCGACGTGGACGGCAAAACAACAGGTATGGATAAGCCCGGAACCCTTTATGTATTCCGCAAACATCTGGGTGAATGGCAGGTCATTAAGTCTATGACCGTTAATCTTAATAAAGCTTCAGGCATGCCGGAACTTCGTCAGAAGATGGATAAAATTGTTGAATATCTTGGTGACTGTAAACTGTTTCTGGCAGCATCGGTTGTAGGGATCCCTTACTTCTCCCTGGAAAAAGCAGGTTGCACCATCTGGGAATTTACCGGGCAACCCAGACAGTTTTTAGACCTGGTTTTAGAACGGGAGGAAGAACAGGCCAAAGAAAAAGCGGTTACAGAAGATGTGGCACTGGTTCCACAACCCATGGGGGAGGGCCGTTTTTCCCTGGATCTGATTGAAATTCAGAAAAGCAATGATGGGATTACATCAAAACAGGTTCTCCGGCCGTTTATACAAAAAGGTGAATTTTACGAACTGCGCGTCACCTGTCACCACGTTCCCCCCTGGTTGGAAGCGGAGGTTGAATTAGGGCGGCTGAATATAAATGTTGAACAAACCAAAAGCGCTGTAGTTGCTGTGATAAGAAAAAATACTTGCACCTAA
- the nifE gene encoding nitrogenase iron-molybdenum cofactor biosynthesis protein NifE translates to MKEDFRPQQDEIKERRDSISVKGGQKKQLKCDTHSVSGCVSQRACVYCGARVVLNPVTDAVHLVHGPIGCASYTWDIRGSLTSGSSLYRNSFSTDLQEEDIIFGGEKKLASAIDELVAKHNPKLVLVYSTCIVGVIGDDLDAVCKAAAARHGIEVIPVQSSGFIGNKAAGYRAACDVLLRLSLPQTANPLPKQQYTINYLGDFNLAGEAWMIKNYLAEIGIKINVVFTGDSSYETLQKASATSLNIIQCAGSMTILAEQMEKRFQIPYMNVSFLGMEDTAESLRKIAAFFENKEFNKNTERLIAREEAKVGHVIESAKQLFAGKKAAIYVGGGFKAISLIKQFREIGIDVVMVGTQTGRKDEYDTIGELVNEGTVVLDDANPSELEKFMTEKGAHLLVGGVKERPLAYKLGIAFIDHNHDRKHPLSGYTGAVNFAREVESTLCSPVWKYAKEGPHHG, encoded by the coding sequence ATGAAAGAAGATTTCAGGCCCCAGCAAGACGAGATTAAAGAACGCCGGGATTCCATCTCCGTAAAAGGCGGTCAGAAGAAGCAACTAAAATGCGATACCCATAGTGTTTCCGGCTGTGTAAGCCAGCGGGCCTGTGTCTATTGCGGGGCAAGGGTTGTCTTAAATCCCGTTACCGATGCCGTCCATTTAGTGCACGGTCCCATCGGCTGTGCCAGCTACACCTGGGATATCCGTGGCAGCCTGACCAGCGGCTCGAGTCTGTATCGCAACAGCTTTTCCACCGACCTGCAGGAGGAGGATATTATTTTTGGTGGAGAAAAGAAGCTGGCTTCCGCCATTGACGAACTGGTGGCCAAACACAATCCCAAACTGGTATTGGTATACTCCACATGTATTGTGGGGGTCATAGGCGATGATCTGGATGCGGTCTGTAAAGCAGCAGCCGCCCGTCACGGGATCGAAGTTATCCCGGTACAGTCCAGTGGGTTTATCGGCAACAAAGCCGCCGGTTACCGGGCTGCCTGTGACGTCTTACTGCGGCTCAGCCTGCCTCAGACAGCAAATCCTTTGCCAAAACAACAGTACACCATAAACTACCTGGGAGACTTCAACCTGGCCGGGGAAGCCTGGATGATTAAAAACTACCTGGCGGAAATCGGCATTAAAATTAATGTGGTCTTCACCGGCGACTCTTCCTATGAAACATTGCAAAAAGCTTCTGCTACCTCATTAAATATCATTCAGTGCGCCGGCTCCATGACCATTCTGGCGGAACAGATGGAGAAACGGTTCCAGATCCCTTACATGAATGTTTCGTTTCTCGGCATGGAGGATACCGCAGAATCCTTACGCAAGATAGCCGCATTCTTTGAGAACAAAGAGTTTAACAAAAACACAGAGCGGCTCATCGCCCGGGAAGAAGCAAAGGTTGGCCATGTTATAGAATCGGCAAAACAGCTGTTTGCCGGGAAAAAAGCCGCCATTTATGTAGGCGGTGGATTTAAGGCCATCTCACTGATCAAACAGTTCAGGGAGATCGGCATTGATGTGGTGATGGTTGGAACCCAAACAGGACGAAAAGATGAGTATGATACCATCGGCGAACTGGTAAATGAGGGCACCGTTGTCCTGGATGATGCCAATCCTTCTGAGCTGGAAAAGTTTATGACCGAAAAAGGAGCCCATCTGTTGGTGGGCGGAGTAAAAGAGAGGCCGCTGGCCTACAAGCTGGGAATCGCCTTTATTGACCACAACCACGACCGGAAACATCCCTTGTCCGGTTATACAGGGGCCGTAAATTTTGCCCGTGAGGTAGAATCAACCCTTTGTTCACCGGTGTGGAAATATGCAAAGGAGGGTCCTCACCATGGCTAA
- the nifB gene encoding nitrogenase cofactor biosynthesis protein NifB, which yields MKCQSACSAEKELSAETQRHPCYSFAGHKKYARMHIPVAPRCNLACNYCNRRFDCVNESRPGVTSEILTPQAALDKFSLVKKEIPNLSVVGIAGPGDSLADWEKTRKSIELIKARDEDTIICLSTNGLLLPELAPELLALGVKHVTVTVNSIDPKIGALIYRHVRYKDETLTGKEGAELLINNQLTGIKILSAHGVLVKVNIVMIKGVNDNHIQDVVKTVKELGASITNIMPLIPAPGSVFAHHEQTSNKDLEKMRQLCETDLPQMRHCQQCRADAIGLLHEDRSAEFSRSEPYPKKPDVSETYKIAVASKYGKRVDLHFGHATEFHIYRCGPDGFTLLEKRGVEQYCLGVEECGEEEERREIIIQSLADCDAVLTLRIGYHAQKRLLEQGILPVENCDKVNNGLLFTMKELAEKESA from the coding sequence ATGAAATGTCAGAGTGCCTGTTCAGCGGAAAAGGAGCTTTCTGCAGAAACCCAGAGACATCCCTGTTATTCCTTCGCAGGCCACAAGAAATATGCCCGCATGCATATTCCGGTGGCACCCAGGTGCAATTTGGCTTGCAACTACTGCAATCGTCGTTTTGATTGTGTCAATGAAAGCCGGCCCGGGGTCACCAGTGAAATTCTCACACCTCAGGCGGCCCTGGATAAATTCAGTTTGGTAAAGAAAGAAATTCCCAACCTGTCTGTGGTGGGAATTGCCGGCCCCGGAGACTCCCTGGCCGATTGGGAAAAAACCAGAAAATCAATTGAACTGATTAAAGCCCGGGATGAAGATACAATTATCTGTCTCTCCACTAATGGTCTCTTGTTGCCTGAACTGGCACCGGAACTTTTAGCGCTGGGCGTTAAACATGTCACCGTCACCGTTAACAGCATTGATCCAAAGATCGGTGCGCTTATTTATAGACATGTGCGCTACAAAGATGAAACACTTACCGGAAAAGAAGGAGCGGAACTGCTAATCAACAATCAGTTAACAGGGATAAAAATCCTTTCTGCCCATGGCGTGCTGGTAAAGGTGAACATTGTGATGATTAAGGGCGTTAACGATAATCATATTCAGGACGTGGTTAAAACGGTGAAAGAACTGGGGGCAAGCATCACCAATATTATGCCGCTTATTCCGGCACCAGGCAGTGTTTTCGCTCACCATGAACAGACCAGTAATAAAGACCTGGAAAAAATGCGCCAACTTTGTGAAACGGATCTACCCCAAATGCGCCACTGCCAGCAATGCCGTGCCGATGCCATTGGCTTGCTCCATGAAGACCGGTCCGCTGAATTCAGCAGAAGCGAGCCTTACCCAAAAAAGCCTGACGTGAGTGAAACGTATAAGATTGCTGTGGCGTCCAAATACGGAAAACGGGTAGATCTCCATTTCGGTCATGCTACTGAGTTTCACATTTACCGGTGCGGCCCTGACGGGTTTACGCTACTGGAAAAACGCGGCGTAGAGCAATATTGTCTTGGCGTTGAAGAGTGCGGCGAAGAAGAGGAGCGGCGGGAAATAATTATTCAATCGCTGGCGGACTGTGATGCAGTATTGACCCTGCGAATTGGGTATCATGCACAAAAACGCCTGCTGGAACAGGGAATTCTCCCGGTGGAAAACTGTGATAAAGTAAATAACGGTTTATTGTTTACCATGAAAGAGTTAGCCGAAAAAGAAAGTGCCTGA
- a CDS encoding helix-turn-helix domain-containing protein — MAHSQHTTIPREFKHLTLDQRGMIAAYHESGLSTRQIGAKIGCDHTTVSRELKRGTVLQRNSNLTERYEYFPDAGQRVYRENRSHCVPS, encoded by the coding sequence ATGGCACACTCACAGCATACCACAATCCCACGGGAATTCAAACACTTGACATTGGATCAAAGAGGCATGATCGCTGCTTACCACGAATCAGGGCTCTCTACTAGGCAGATTGGAGCGAAGATAGGCTGTGACCACACAACAGTGTCCAGGGAGCTAAAGCGTGGCACAGTGCTACAGAGAAACAGTAATCTTACAGAGCGTTATGAGTACTTTCCTGATGCAGGGCAAAGGGTGTATCGTGAAAACCGCTCACACTGTGTGCCATCGA
- a CDS encoding 2Fe-2S ferredoxin — translation MIKPTHHIFVCTSSRPNGQQKGFCHSKDAFAIMETLLEEINDRGLGGEVFVTNTGCLGFCEKGPIVIVYPENIWYFSVSPDNVEEIIEEHIEGGNPVERLMSPE, via the coding sequence ATGATAAAGCCTACACACCATATTTTTGTCTGTACCAGTTCCCGCCCTAACGGGCAGCAAAAAGGTTTTTGCCACAGTAAAGATGCCTTCGCTATTATGGAGACCTTACTGGAAGAGATTAATGACCGCGGCCTGGGAGGAGAAGTGTTTGTGACCAACACAGGCTGCCTGGGTTTCTGCGAGAAAGGGCCCATCGTCATCGTCTATCCGGAAAATATCTGGTACTTCTCCGTTTCCCCCGATAATGTGGAAGAAATCATTGAAGAGCATATTGAAGGTGGGAATCCTGTGGAGCGGCTTATGTCCCCAGAGTAA
- a CDS encoding P-II family nitrogen regulator, giving the protein MKEVWAVIRMNKVTQTKKALIEKGFNGLTAMKVMGRGHSLRDLDKIPDVEDKHEEREMLLESMLKGGRLIPKRLLLLVVPDEDVQKAVQTIIEVNKEGHSGDGKIFVLPVADAARVRTGDRGEEAI; this is encoded by the coding sequence ATGAAAGAAGTTTGGGCGGTTATCCGCATGAATAAGGTTACACAGACCAAAAAAGCGTTAATTGAAAAAGGCTTTAACGGCCTGACGGCCATGAAGGTCATGGGACGGGGCCATTCCCTGCGGGATTTGGATAAAATTCCTGACGTTGAGGATAAGCATGAAGAACGTGAAATGCTTTTGGAAAGTATGCTCAAAGGAGGCCGCTTAATTCCTAAACGCCTGCTATTGCTGGTGGTGCCGGATGAAGATGTGCAGAAAGCGGTACAGACCATCATTGAGGTAAATAAGGAAGGGCATAGCGGCGATGGAAAAATCTTTGTCCTCCCTGTTGCGGATGCTGCCCGGGTCCGCACCGGGGATCGTGGCGAAGAAGCAATCTAG
- the nifK gene encoding nitrogenase molybdenum-iron protein subunit beta produces MLNHTPKEIQERKGGVINPAKTCQPIGAMYAALGIHNCLPHSHGSQGCCSYHRMHLTRHFRDPVMASTSSFTEGASVFGGGANVKASVRNVFSIYNPDVMAIHTTCLTETIGDDIPSFIADAEVPDGKTVIHANTPSYVGSHITGFSNMTKAMVGYLAEATDDSKKEQANVIPGFVNPGDMREMKRIMNLMEVPFIMFPDTSGVVDSPMTGEFSMFPKGGTTVEQLRDTGNSKITLALGEFASNDAAVLLDRKCKVPAKILKTPIGIKATDEFLMALRSTFAKEIPYELEEERGQLVDIITDTHFHFHGKKVAIFGDPDIVIALTEFVMSLGMVPVHVLTGTPGKSFERQVKAMLLAAGVEGNVKAAGDLFLLHQWLKNEPVDLLIGNTYGKYIARAEDIPLMRVGFPILDRSVHSYLPIVGYKGALRLIEMISNTLLERQDRDAEDEDFELVM; encoded by the coding sequence ATGTTAAATCACACACCAAAAGAAATTCAGGAACGCAAAGGCGGCGTCATCAACCCGGCCAAGACCTGCCAACCCATCGGGGCCATGTATGCCGCTCTGGGAATTCATAATTGTCTGCCCCACAGCCATGGCTCTCAGGGTTGTTGTTCTTATCACCGTATGCACCTGACCCGGCATTTTCGCGATCCTGTGATGGCCTCAACCAGTTCATTTACCGAAGGGGCTTCGGTTTTCGGCGGCGGCGCCAATGTCAAAGCGTCGGTGCGCAATGTTTTTTCCATTTACAACCCGGATGTGATGGCCATTCATACCACCTGTCTTACCGAGACCATCGGTGACGATATCCCAAGCTTTATTGCCGACGCCGAGGTTCCGGACGGCAAAACGGTGATTCATGCCAACACACCCAGTTATGTAGGTTCTCATATTACCGGTTTTTCCAACATGACCAAAGCCATGGTGGGATATCTGGCGGAAGCCACAGATGACAGCAAGAAAGAACAGGCCAATGTGATCCCCGGCTTTGTGAACCCGGGGGACATGCGGGAAATGAAGCGGATTATGAACCTGATGGAGGTTCCCTTCATAATGTTTCCGGATACCTCCGGGGTAGTGGACAGTCCCATGACCGGTGAGTTTTCCATGTTCCCCAAAGGAGGCACTACGGTAGAGCAGCTGCGTGACACCGGAAACTCCAAAATAACCCTGGCCTTGGGAGAATTTGCTTCCAACGATGCGGCGGTCCTATTGGACAGAAAGTGCAAGGTGCCGGCCAAAATTCTTAAAACCCCTATCGGGATCAAGGCCACCGATGAATTTCTCATGGCGCTGCGCAGTACTTTTGCTAAAGAAATCCCCTACGAACTTGAAGAGGAACGGGGGCAACTGGTGGACATCATCACCGATACCCATTTCCACTTCCACGGGAAAAAAGTGGCCATCTTCGGTGATCCGGACATTGTTATCGCACTGACGGAATTTGTTATGAGCCTGGGCATGGTACCGGTCCATGTTTTGACAGGTACACCGGGTAAATCTTTTGAGCGCCAGGTTAAAGCCATGCTGTTGGCCGCCGGTGTTGAAGGCAATGTTAAGGCGGCGGGCGACTTGTTCTTACTTCACCAGTGGTTAAAAAATGAGCCCGTTGATCTCTTGATCGGCAACACCTACGGAAAGTATATTGCCCGGGCGGAAGACATTCCCCTGATGCGGGTAGGGTTTCCCATTTTAGACCGCAGCGTCCATTCATACCTCCCCATCGTGGGATATAAAGGTGCCCTGCGCCTGATAGAGATGATTTCCAATACGCTTCTGGAAAGACAGGACCGGGATGCAGAAGATGAAGATTTTGAATTGGTAATGTAG
- a CDS encoding nitrogenase component 1 gives MAKNTSENPCKMCMPMGGILAFKGVANAMVMLHGAQGCATYMRRHIAEHFNEPVDVASSSLNEKGTVFGGDENLKSGIENMMRLYRPEMVGVLTTCLAETIGEDIDRITSEFLIEKNLDGFPLVPVPTPGYGDSHFIGFFYTTRKIVEKLAIKTSPTKKINLIIPNISPADIREIKRIMNLFALDYTLLPDFSDTLDAPFSRPFKKIPGGGTPVDQIAAMPGARATIQFGVTVEEGLTAGAYLRDKFGVPLYNVPTPVGIECTDQFLQLLSEISDVPVPQQLQQERGRLVDAMVDAHKITYQGRAAVFGEPENVYVLARACHEMGTTPVVVATGSKANKLKELLQLYLPADTDTAILTGADFSTIQEFALEKEANIALGNSDGKVLTEKSSIPLIRVGFPVHDRKGGQRILTVGYAGALNLLDLVTNTLLEQKLSRYRQSMYDSFYRQNT, from the coding sequence ATGGCTAAAAACACCAGTGAAAATCCATGTAAAATGTGTATGCCCATGGGCGGTATCCTGGCCTTTAAAGGAGTGGCCAATGCCATGGTGATGCTGCACGGCGCCCAGGGCTGTGCAACCTATATGCGGCGCCATATCGCTGAGCACTTTAATGAACCGGTGGACGTGGCTTCATCATCACTGAATGAAAAAGGAACGGTTTTTGGCGGAGATGAGAACCTGAAGTCCGGTATAGAAAATATGATGCGTCTTTACCGGCCGGAAATGGTGGGAGTACTTACCACCTGCCTGGCTGAAACCATCGGAGAAGACATTGACCGTATTACCTCCGAGTTTCTTATTGAAAAGAATCTTGACGGTTTTCCTCTGGTTCCGGTGCCCACTCCCGGTTATGGCGACAGCCACTTTATCGGATTCTTTTACACAACCCGTAAAATTGTGGAAAAACTGGCTATAAAAACTTCGCCAACAAAGAAAATTAACCTCATTATTCCTAACATCAGCCCGGCGGATATTCGGGAGATTAAACGCATCATGAATTTGTTTGCCCTGGATTACACCCTTTTGCCTGATTTCTCCGACACGCTGGATGCACCGTTTTCCCGGCCGTTTAAAAAAATCCCTGGGGGGGGAACTCCGGTGGATCAAATTGCCGCCATGCCGGGGGCCCGCGCCACCATACAATTTGGGGTGACGGTGGAGGAGGGGTTAACAGCCGGAGCATATCTCCGGGACAAATTCGGTGTGCCGCTTTACAACGTGCCGACTCCGGTGGGAATTGAGTGTACCGATCAGTTTTTACAGCTACTAAGCGAAATCTCAGATGTCCCCGTTCCCCAACAGTTGCAACAGGAACGAGGGCGGCTGGTGGATGCCATGGTGGATGCGCATAAAATCACCTACCAGGGCCGGGCTGCCGTATTTGGTGAACCGGAAAATGTTTATGTTCTGGCCAGAGCCTGCCATGAAATGGGAACGACACCGGTGGTGGTTGCAACCGGCAGTAAGGCCAATAAACTTAAAGAGCTTTTGCAATTATACCTACCGGCTGATACGGATACGGCCATCCTTACCGGAGCAGACTTCTCCACGATTCAGGAATTTGCCCTGGAAAAGGAAGCCAATATAGCTCTGGGAAATTCAGACGGCAAAGTGCTAACGGAAAAAAGCAGCATACCTCTGATCAGAGTGGGCTTTCCCGTTCATGACCGTAAAGGAGGGCAGCGAATACTTACAGTGGGTTATGCGGGAGCGCTGAACCTGCTTGATTTGGTCACCAATACGTTGTTGGAACAGAAACTGAGCCGTTACAGGCAGAGCATGTATGATTCATTTTATCGGCAAAACACATAA
- the nifD gene encoding nitrogenase molybdenum-iron protein alpha chain produces the protein MAFREQDLDALMYEYPAKVKRNRKKHILVRDTSQQKQEIEANTRTIPGIITNRGCAFAGCKGVVLGPLKDMVHIVHGPVGCGYYSWLTRRNKARTDEGGKNFIEYCVTTDMQESDIVFGGEKKLAQLIDEVVETLKPNAISVSATCPVGLIGDDINAVSKAAQQKHHIPVLSFSCEGYRGVSQSAGHHIANNGLMEHVIGDSDSEEAPGKYAINMLGEYNIGGDSWEIERILEEIGYTLVSVMTGNSSYEELREAHTAELNLVQCHRSINYIAEMLEKKYGTPWLKVNFIGIESTVESLRDMALYFDDPALTQKTEEVIARELARVEPVMEQYKKICNDKTAFCFVGGSRGHHYQKLFKELGIETILAGYEFAHRDDYEGREVIPDIKMDADNRNIPEIKVEKDERRFRLKIPPERMEELKDKIPLSNYPGMIPDMKDGHIVVDDLNHFETEEFIRILKPDIFASGIKDKYVVQKMGIPSKQLHSYDYSGPYAGFNGAIRFAKDVADGFTTPTWNFINPPWQNEPLLSGTVEEGEHTC, from the coding sequence ATGGCTTTTCGCGAGCAGGACCTGGATGCGTTAATGTATGAGTACCCGGCCAAAGTGAAGCGTAACCGCAAAAAGCACATTCTGGTGCGGGATACAAGTCAACAAAAGCAGGAAATCGAAGCCAACACCCGAACGATTCCCGGCATTATTACCAACCGCGGTTGTGCTTTCGCCGGCTGCAAAGGAGTGGTTCTGGGACCGCTGAAAGATATGGTTCATATCGTGCATGGCCCGGTGGGGTGCGGCTATTATTCCTGGCTGACACGCAGAAACAAAGCAAGAACGGATGAAGGTGGTAAAAACTTCATCGAGTATTGTGTCACCACCGACATGCAGGAAAGCGATATTGTCTTTGGCGGGGAGAAAAAGCTGGCTCAGCTCATCGATGAAGTGGTGGAAACCTTAAAACCCAATGCGATTTCGGTCTCAGCCACATGTCCGGTGGGCCTGATTGGCGATGATATCAATGCGGTCTCCAAAGCGGCACAACAAAAGCACCATATCCCGGTTCTCTCTTTTAGCTGTGAAGGATACCGGGGCGTGAGCCAATCGGCAGGCCACCATATAGCCAATAACGGCCTAATGGAGCATGTGATCGGTGACAGCGACAGTGAAGAGGCGCCGGGGAAGTATGCCATCAACATGTTGGGGGAATACAACATCGGCGGTGACAGCTGGGAAATTGAGCGTATCCTGGAAGAGATCGGTTACACCCTGGTTTCGGTAATGACCGGAAACAGCTCTTATGAGGAATTAAGGGAGGCTCATACCGCCGAACTCAACCTGGTCCAGTGCCACCGTTCCATTAATTATATTGCAGAGATGCTGGAGAAAAAGTATGGCACCCCCTGGCTAAAGGTGAACTTTATCGGCATTGAGTCCACCGTTGAATCCCTGCGTGACATGGCGCTCTACTTCGACGACCCGGCACTAACGCAAAAAACCGAGGAGGTCATTGCCAGAGAGCTGGCCAGAGTTGAACCGGTGATGGAGCAGTATAAAAAGATCTGTAACGACAAGACCGCCTTTTGTTTTGTGGGTGGCTCCCGGGGCCATCATTACCAGAAGCTGTTTAAGGAGCTGGGAATTGAAACAATTCTGGCCGGCTACGAATTTGCCCATCGGGATGACTATGAGGGGCGGGAGGTCATCCCTGATATTAAGATGGATGCCGATAACCGCAACATTCCGGAAATCAAGGTGGAAAAGGATGAACGGCGTTTTCGTCTGAAAATACCGCCGGAACGGATGGAGGAACTAAAGGATAAAATCCCCTTGAGCAATTACCCGGGGATGATTCCCGATATGAAAGACGGTCATATTGTGGTCGACGATTTAAACCATTTTGAAACAGAAGAGTTTATTCGTATCTTAAAGCCCGACATCTTTGCTTCGGGCATCAAGGATAAATACGTGGTGCAGAAAATGGGAATTCCCTCCAAGCAGCTGCATTCGTATGACTACAGCGGCCCCTACGCCGGCTTCAACGGAGCCATCCGTTTTGCTAAAGACGTGGCCGACGGGTTTACAACACCAACCTGGAACTTTATCAATCCACCGTGGCAGAATGAGCCGCTTTTGTCTGGAACGGTGGAGGAGGGGGAGCATACATGTTAA